The following coding sequences are from one Sander lucioperca isolate FBNREF2018 chromosome 2, SLUC_FBN_1.2, whole genome shotgun sequence window:
- the vgll4l gene encoding vestigial like 4 like: MAVANFQYITRMSSGFKVYILEGQPHLRSEDRHRHIANERARVPTVHPVKRKHSHERGLTLEERRERVLSRSSVKAAQRAAQAPVMFNRPQSPTSTWSPTPSPTSPLPTHVYYAPVMDEPLALIKKPRKDPESTEGKNKSSAPSQIQMRPSVITCVSSSRNPSCRSEVQRSPSSVISERSYDHVVEEHFQRSLGVNYQKARSQQLSISVSVDDHFAKALGDKWLQIQSKSSSCSSTPPSSPSVTHSPTYSHSLNLSHKESTSSSSPTSSRWSVN; the protein is encoded by the exons ATGGCTGTGGCTAATTTCCAGTACATTACCCGGATGAGCAGTGGCTTCAAAGTCTACATTTTAGAAG gtCAGCCCCACCTCAGGAGCGAAGACAGACATAGACATATCGCAAATGAGCGGGCCCGAGTCCCAACGGTGCATCCAGTCAAACGCAAGCATAGCCACGAGCGCGGTCTGACATTGGAGGAAAG GCGAGAGCGGGTACTGAGCAGAAGCAGCGTCAAAGCTGCCCAGAGAGCTGCACAAGCACCAGTGATGTTCAACAGGCCGCAGAGCCCCACATCTACATGGAGTCCAACACCCAGCCCCACCAGCCCCCTGCCCACCCACGTGTACTACGCACCGGTCATGGACGAACCACTTGCCCTCATCAAGAAACCAAGGAAAGACCCTGAAAGCACAGAGGGAAAGAATAAAAGCTCTGCTCCCTCTCAAATCCAG atgCGTCCCTCTGTGATCACTTGCGTCTCCTCGTCAAGAAACCCGTCCTGCAGATCTGAGGTCCAAAGGAGCCCCTCATCAG TGATTTCCGAACGCAGCTATGACCACGTGGTTGAGGAGCACTTCCAGAGGAGCCTCGGAGTGAACTACCAGAAAGCTCGCTCCCAGCAGCTCTCCATCAGCGTGTCTGTGGATGACCACTTCGCCAAGGCTTTGGGAGACAAGTGGCTGCAGATTCAATCCAAgtcttcctcctgttcctccaCACCTCCCAGCAGTCCGAGCGTCACTCACTCCCCCACCTACAGCCACAGCCTGAATCTGTCCCACAAAGAGTCCACCAGCAGCTCATCGCCCACTTCCAGCCGCTGGTCCGTCAATTAA